One Mangifera indica cultivar Alphonso unplaced genomic scaffold, CATAS_Mindica_2.1 Un_0054, whole genome shotgun sequence genomic region harbors:
- the LOC123206928 gene encoding uncharacterized protein LOC123206928, which produces MTTSIHITALDGLINVNSLFTLAVFVGLAWNPRDPTNALITNEACRAGSNIAENMISFHVYSFSSFLFSSIIALSLKQAIRRVNESRFDSDFEAQVNRGLVRVGMLVSGVGSVSGCICLMLALVNVAQVKLGTLSCGKGTGHTFAAVVPLVILVPLGLLIYVCVVLYAFLAA; this is translated from the coding sequence ATGACGACGAGCATCCACATAACGGCCTTAGACGGCCTCATCAATGTTAATTCCCTCTTCACTCTAGCCGTTTTCGTCGGGCTGGCGTGGAACCCGAGGGACCCCACCAACGCCCTCATTACCAATGAGGCATGCCGGGCCGGTTCAAACATCGCCGAGAACATGATCTCCTTCCACGTGTACTCCTTCAGTTCCTTCTTGTTTTCTAGCATCATTGCGTTGAGTCTGAAGCAAGCCATCCGACGGGTCAACGAATCACGTTTTGATTCGGATTTCGAGGCTCAGGTCAACAGGGGTTTGGTTCGGGTCGGGATGCTGGTTTCGGGTGTTGGGTCAGTTTCTGGGTGTATTTGTTTGATGTTGGCGTTGGTTAATGTTGCTCAAGTCAAACTTGGGACGCTCTCGTGTGGGAAGGGAACTGGGCATACTTTTGCTGCGGTTGTGCCGCTCGTGATCTTGGTCCCTTTGGGGTTACTGATTTATGTTTGTGTTGTTTTGTATGCTTTTCTCGCAGCCTAG
- the LOC123206949 gene encoding rop guanine nucleotide exchange factor 5-like: MGSLVKKSGNDGSKTMTTTTTESGTESRESSSSSCSSSEDSSEEVKKRESCSPSLLGWPIRKAGVSKNSLVSDEMGRPEKIHFDDLTFKKPGSLISDMDMMKERFAKLLLGEDMSGSGKGVCTALAISNSITNLCASIFGQLWRLEPLPSEKKSMWKREMELLLCVGDHIVELIPSWQTFPDGSKLEVMTCRPRSDLFINLPALKKLDSMLLEILDSFVDTEFWYVDQGIIASEADGSASFHEKIQRQEEKWWLPVPRVPPGGLSENSRKQLHHTRECTTQILKAAMAINNITVAEMEMPESYLESLPKNGKACLGEVIYRYVTSDQFSADCLLDCLDLSSEHVALEIANRVESSIYVWRGRTHSKSPLYPNHSTAKSSWEMVKDFMNDGDKRELLAERSESLLRCLKQRFPSLTQTTLDTSKIHCNKDVGKSILESYSRVLESLAFNIVARIDDLIYVDDLTKNSDKVSSVTTASVISNKKVTVPSSSVPVSGTPHKATFSSSTSSFSPAPLISPAKGGRTPCRLSSSSNNKANRGFGVRRVLTNYLGAADTKAKICSLTTNGSQGLLHQQNSSSATQKGSKLCQNQNL, translated from the exons ATGGGAAGTTTAGTGAAGAAGAGTGGCAATGATGGTAGTAAGACAATGACTACTACTACCACTGAGTCGGGGACCGAGTCAAGAGAGAGTAGTAGTTCAAGCTGTTCCAGCTCTGAAGACTCATCCGAGGAAGTGAAAAAAAGGGAGTCTTGTTCACCCTCTCTTTTGGGTTGGCCTATCAGGAAAGCTGGAGTGTCAAAAAACAGTTTGGTTTCTGATGAAATGGGACGTCCAGAGAAGATCCATTTTGATGATTTAACGTTTAAGAAACCGGGCTCTCTTATTTCAG ATATGGATATGATGAAGGAAAGGTTTGCAAAATTGTTGCTTGGAGAAGACATGTCAGGTTCTGGTAAAGGTGTTTGCACAGCTTTGGCCATATCTAATTCCATTACCAATCTATGTG CTTCTATATTTGGACAATTATGGAGATTAGAGCCATTACCTTCTGAAAAGAAATCAATGTGGAAAAGAGAAATGGAACTGCTTCTTTGTGTTGGTGATCACATTGTGGAATTGATCCCATCTTGGCAAACATTTCCAGATGGAAGTAAGCTTGAG GTTATGACTTGCAGGCCTAGATCAGATCTTTTCATCAATCTCCCAGCTCTCAAGAAACTAGACAGCATGCTTCTT GAAATCTTGGATAGTTTTGTGGATACCGAATTTTGGTATGTTGATCAAGGGATTATAGCCTCAGAAGCAGATGGATCAGCTTCTTTTCACGAAAAAATTCAGAGGCAAGAAGAGAAATGGTGGCTTCCTGTGCCCCGAGTACCGCCTGGTGGCCTCTCtgaaaattcaagaaaacaactgCATCACACGCGCGAATGCACAACTCAGATCCTGAAAGCTGCAATGGCCATCAATAATATTACCGTAGCAGAAATGGAAATGCCTGAGTCATACTTAGAATCTCTACCAAAG AATGGGAAAGCCTGTTTAGGGGAGGTTATATACCGGTACGTTACATCAGATCAATTCTCTGCTGACTGCCTGCTAGATTGCCTTGATCTGTCTTCAGAGCATGTGGCTCTTGAGATTGCGAACCGTGTGGAATCATCAATATATGTGTGGCGTGGAAGAACTCACTCGAAGTCCCCGCTTTATCCAAACCATTCCACTGCAAAATCATCATGGGAGATGGTGAAGGACTTCATGAACGATGGAGATAAGAGGGAGTTGCTTGCAGAAAGATCTGAAAGTCTCTTGCGTTGCTTGAAACAGCGGTTTCCTAGTCTAACACAAACTACATTGGACACCAGCAAGATTCACTGCAACAAG GATGTTGGGAAATCCATTCTCGAGAGCTATTCAAGAGTTCTGGAGAGTCTGGCATTCAACATTGTCGCCCGGATCGATGATTTAATATATGTCGATGACTTGACTAAAAATTCGGATAAGGTGTCATCAGTGACAACAGCCAGTGTAATTTCTAATAAGAAAGTTACAGTCCCCTCCAGTAGTGTGCCTGTCTCAGGCACTCCACATAAAGCAACATTTAGCAGTAGCACATCAAGCTTTTCACCTGCACCTCTAATTAGTCCTGCAAAAGGGGGGAGAACTCCTTGTCGCctcagcagcagcagcaacaacaaGGCTAACCGCGGTTTTGGGGTGAGGAGAGTGTTGACAAATTATCTTGGTGCTGCTGACACAAAAGCAAAGATTTGTTCACTTACAACAAATGGTTCTCAAGGTTTGTTGCATCAACAAAATTCATCATCAGCCACCCAGAAAGGGTCGAAGTTGTGCCAAAATCAAAACTTATGA